The stretch of DNA ACACTTGTGCGGCCCGCATCGCCTCGTCGTAGATCTGTTTCATCGCCGGTGTCTCGCCGATCACCCAATCGGCATCGGCCTGGGCAGCCCGCCGCAGCAGCGCCAGCTCCCTGCGCAAGGCGACCACTTCCTTGGCGCGATCCACGGCTTGCAGCAGGCGATTGAAGTCGACCGGCTTCTGTAGAAAATCCTGGGCGCCCTTCTTCATGGCTTCGACTGCGGTGTCGACCTCGCCATAGGCGGTGAGCAGAATGACCGGAGGCGATGGGGTTTCGAGCATGATCCGGTCCAGCAAGGTCAGGCCGGAGCCGTCGGGGAGCATCATGTCCAGCAACACGACGTCGGCCTGACCCTGGTCGATGAAGTGGGCTGCGTCCTTCAGGGTCCCGGCCTGCAGCGTCTCATAGCCGGCATCATGCAAGGCTTCGGCGACAAACGAGCGCGCCGTTTCTTCGTCGTCGACGATCAGAATCGTGGCTGTCATCTGCCCTTCCCGTGGCCGGCCGGCGGGCCCGAAGGTAGGCGAACGGTAAACAGAGTGCCGGCACCGGGGTACGACTCGGCCTGAATGCTCCCCTTGTGGGCTGCGACGATGCGCCGGCTGATGGCAAGGCCGAGTCCGGTGCCATCCTTCTTGGTTGTGAAGAACGGATCGAAGATCCGGGCGACCTGGTCGGCCGGAATGCCGGGGCCGGTGTCGGCGATCTGCAGCTCGACCATCTCGCTGGAGGCGGTAGCCGGTTTGGACGATAGCCGAACCGACAGCGTCCCCCCGTCGGGCATGGCCTGGATGGCGTTCGAAATCAGGTTGACCAGGACCTGCTCCATGGCCCGCGGGTCGGCCGGGACCTTCGGCAGGCTAGGCTGCAGCTCCGCGTGCGGGCGGATCTGCGCCTGCCCAAGGCGCGGCCGCCAGCGTTGCAGCAGCATCTCGACCATCCCCGCCAGGTCCACCGGCTCCATCTTGAGTTCCAGCGGACGGGCGAACAGCAGGACGTCGCGCATGAGTTGATCGAGCCGGTTGCATTCCTTGTGGACCCGGTCGAGGGAGGGGTACAGGGGATGCTGTTCGCCCAGCCGGGAAGCGACGAGCTGGATCCCGGTGCTGATGTTGTTGATGGGATTCCGGACCTCATGGGCGAAGATGGCGCTGACTTCTCCTAGGATCGCGCGCTGGGACAGGACCTCGCTCTGGCCCGCCAGCGCCTCCCTCTCGGAGAGATCCTGGATCGACACTGCCAGATAGACCTCCTCGCCGTGCTCGATCGGAGCGACGCGGATGTGCGCCGGGAAAGGGGTGCCGTCGCGGCGGTGCAGGATGAGCTGCGGGCGTTCACCGACACGGCGGTGCCCGGCGGCATCCAGTAGGGTCGCGGTCAGATCATCGGGGCTGATCAGAAGATCATTCACCGGCAGATTGATCAGCTCCACCGGCTGGTAGCCCAGCAGGTCGGCCGCAGCCTGGTTGCAGCGCCGGACCCGCAGGTCTCGGTCCAGAGTGAGGAAGGCCTCGGCGGCGACACCAAAGACGGCTTCGAGCTCACGCCCGGCTTGCCCTCCCTCGGCGGCCTGCGCCGTCGCTTGGGCTGCAAGGCCAGCCAGGCGTAGGGCTGCATGGGACAGGCTGGCCACCAGGCCCAGCAGGGCCGCTGCCTCCTGCGGCACCTGTTCGGCGGCTTTCCAGCCGGCGAAGGCCACGCCGATCCAGGCGTCCGGCTCTCCAATTGTGGCGGCCTGTAACGCTGCCAGGCCTGCGGCTCTGGCGGCCTTGTGGATCGGGTGGCTGGGACGTTGGCCGATCATCCACGTCGATTCTTGGCGGAGGGGCTCGAGTTGCGCCGGGGGCAGGGACGACGGGAAGCTTGCCGGGAGGTCCCCGACCCGCAGATACTCCGGGGCCGTCGGCGACAGTCGGTACATGCCCACGACGTCGCACCCGAGCAGGTCCCGCGCCAATGCTAGCACCCGCGCAGAGCTATCGGCGGCGTCGGCTTCCAGGGCGGCAGCCATGCCGCCCAGCGCGGACAGCCGGGCGCGCTGGGCTTGGTCTTGCTCGTCGGCGGTCCGGCGCTGAGCGGATGGGCGCAGGCGGGCGACGATCGCCGAGCGAGCCGCGCCGACCGCAACGGCACGTAGGTCCACCTCCAGGGGTCCGCTCGAGCGCCGCTCGAGCAGGGTGTCCTCGAGGATGGTTTCGCGGTGCGGAGTGGATGACCTCAGGCCAACAGCCACTCGCTGCCCCGGCTCGCCGGGGAACAGCAGGGTCAGGTCCATGCCCTCGACGTCGCTGCGGGCGTACTCCGAGATCAGCAGGAAGGCGTGGTTGCAGGTAAGCAGACGGCCGGCATCGCCGCTGAGCACGATCAGCGCGTCGTCGGTCGTGTCGGCCAACACGCGGAAGAGGTCTCGAGAAAGGTCAGGCTTGAACAGCCGGGCGATCGGGTTGGTCGAGGCGACGTTGGATGGCAACGCTCAGACTCGTACGGCGGCGTCCGAGCGCTTGCGGTGGCGCAGCCGGGCAGGCAGGATCCCTTCGATCGCCCGGTACTTTGCCACCGTGCGGCGGGCCACATGAATGCCGTCGCGCCCTAGCAGGACGACGATGTCGTCGTCCGTCAACGGCCGGTTCTCTTGGCTGACGATCTCCTTGATGCGGTCCCGCACCGACAGGCTGCGATCGAAGAACCGGTCGAGGGGGATGATGCGGCCGTCGGGCAGGGCGACGGATTTGTGGGACACGGCGCGGGACACCGTCGACTCATGCACGCCGATGACTCCGGCTAGCTTGGCCCGGGTGAGGGGCTGCAGGTGGCGATCTCCCTGCAAGATGAACTGGCGCTGCTGGTCTACCAGGATCTCCATCAGCCGGCGCATCGTGTTGTTGCGCTGTTGCAGGCACTTGACGAACAGGGCAGCCCTTTCCAGGTGACGCGACCACTCTTCTGAGGTGGGGGCATCAACTTCCGGCAATGCCTGGCGGAAGAGCGGGTTGACCCGCAGCCAACCGGCCAGCGGAGCAAAGATCTCGACCATCAAACCGCCGTCTTCGGCCGACGGGTTGTGGGTGATGTGAATATCGGGCTGGTGATACACCCCCGGTTCGCTGGCGCGGGGCTGGCGTCCAGACCCCCAGAAAGCGCGGGCCGGGTACGGGTTCAGGTTGCGGGTGATGAAATCGGCGGCCTCCCGTACCCGAGCGGGAGGTGTCTCGAGCTTGCGACCGATCCGGTCGTACTCGTGTCGGCCAAGCTCATCGAAGCAGGTCGCGAGGATGGCTTGAGCGGTCCGAGTTGTGGCGTTCTGGTAGGGCAGGTTGGCCAACTGGGACGCCAGCGCCTGGCGGGGGCCGGAAGTCGCCAGGCCGGGGGGATCGGCGGCGGCGATCCAGCCCAGAACCCGGTCTACCTGAGTCAGGCTGGAGCGTGTGGCCCGGGCGATCATGGCCGGCGGCTCCTGCAGGAACCCGTCCTCGTCGAGGCTGGCCAGAATGTAGGCTGCGATCGGCCGATCCGAGAGCTCTAGATCGGCGGCCAGCTGCTGCAGGACGTGCAGGCCCAGGTCCTCCGGTGCAGCCGGTTCTTGCTCGAGCCCCTCGCCCTCGGGCAAGTGCCGGCCGACGCCGGGCGACGCCTGTCGCGGCGAGAGAAAAACGACCGAATGATCGTCCCCCGAGGGGCGGGCACAATTGGGGCAGTGCCCACCGGCCAGCTTGCGGTGACAGGTGGGACAGACACGCTCTTCCACCAGCTCCAGCGCAGGGTTGCCTGACAGCTCCGCTATCACCTTGTCGCGCAGTTCGAGATTCGACAGGGTCAAGAGGCTCATCGTCTGCGCCAGGTGCGCCGTCGTGAGTGGCCGGAGGGAGGTATCTTGGACCTGAAGCATGGCTCGCCTCGCAGAGTATACAGGATGCCGTATGGCTGTGCAAACCCGTTGCAAGAAGCATGCCGCCCTGGCGATGGTACAATCGCCCTCCCATGGCATCTGAGGTGCTGGTCATTGGCGGGGGTCTGGCGGGGTCGGAGGCGGCCTGGCAGGCGGCGGAAATGGGCCTTCACGTCACGCTGGCGGAAATGCGGCCGCTCACGCCGACCGGGGCCCACCAGACCGATCGCTTGGCGGAGCTGGTGTGCTCCAATTCGCTTGGATCGAGCCTGCCGGACCGTCCCTCGGGTGTCTTGCTGGGGGAACTGCGCCGGCTGGACTCATTGCTGGTGAGGTGTGCGCAGCAAGTCTCGGTGCCGGCCGGGGGTGCGCTCGCCGTTGACCGAGCGGCGTTCTCGGCCTTGGTGACAGAGGCCATCGAGCGCCATCCGCGCATCCGCCTTGAACGCCGGGAGGTCCTCGAGATCCCGCCGGGCTGGGTGGTGTGTGCCACCGGCCCGCTGACCTCGCTGGCCCTGGCCGACTCCTTGGCCCGCCTAACGGGCGAGGCCTACCTGTACTTCTTCGACGCGATCGCCCCGATCGTTGAAGCCTCCAGCCTGGACATGCAGGTCGTCTATCGCGCCTCGCGCTTCGCCCGCGGCGAAACCCTCGCAGGCGATTACCTGAACTGCCCGCTGGATGAGGGCGAGTACGACGCCTTCGTCACGGCCCTGCGAACCGCCGAGCGGATCCCCTTGCGCCAATTCGAGCAGGACTTGCGGCACGGGGTGAGGGCGGGGGCCGGCACCTACTTCGAGGGCTGTCTCCCGCTGGAGGTGATGGCGGAGCGCGGTCCGAAGTCCCTGGCGTTCGGTCCCTTGCGTCCGATTGGATTGCGGGATCCACGAACTGGCCTACGACCCCACGCCGTTGTGCAACTCCGCCAGGAGGACCGAGAGGCAACCTCGTACAACCTTGTGGGATTCCAGACCAACCTGACCTACGCCGAGCAGCAGCGGGTCTTCCGGCTGATCCCCGGCCTGGGTTCGGCGCAGTTCTTCCGCTACGGCCAGATGCATCGCAACACCTTCGTCAACGCGCCCGCCGTGTTGCTGCCCACGCTTCAGCTGCGCCGACGACCTGATCTGTTGTTGGCTGGCCAGCTGTCGGGGGTGGAGGGCTACTTGGGCAACATTGCCACTGGCCTGCTAGCCGGGCGCAATGTCGCCCGATTGGCAGCCGGCGAGCCTGCCTGGATTCTGCCGCAGGAGACGATGATCGGGGCGCTGTGCCACTACGTGACTTCGGCCTCGCCGGATACGTTTCAACCGATGAAAGCCAACCTGGGGATTCTGTCGGGGTTGGGTGAGCAGGCACCGAAGGCGCGCCGCGAGCGGGCTAGCTTGTTGGCGAGGCGGGCGGCCGATTGCATGGAGAGATATTTGGGTGAGCACTCTCCTAGCAGCTATGCGCATAGCCACGACTAGCAGCTCCAATCTCTCAATCTACCTCCGGCCGCGACCGTCAGAGGCTACGCGCACTCTCGCGGCACTCTGCATTGGAGTTGCCCTAGGTTTGGCAGGTTGTGGGCACCCACAATTGTCGCCCGCTACACCAGGCGTATTCGACGGAGAGCGAGCGCTTGCGGACGTCGCAACCCAAGTCGGGCGGGGACCACGGATCCCTGGGAGTGCGGCGCACTTCCAGACGGGCGAGTGGATCCTGGGCGAGCTGCGGGCCGCCGGCTGGGAGACAAGCGTCCAGGAGTTCGCGTTTCGAGGTGTCCGGCTGCGGAACCTGATCGGCCGCGCCGGGCCTGCCAGGCCGGGTGGCATCCTGCTGGGCGCACACTACGACACGAGGCCGCAGGCTGACCGAGAGGCGACATCGACAGGTTCACCTGTGCCGGGCGCCAACGACGGAGCGTCCGGGGTCGCTGTGCTTCTAGAGTTGGCGCGCCTCCTTCCGATTGCTGACCTGAACCAGCCCGTGGCGGTTGTGTTCTTTGATGGAGAAGACAGCGGGCGGATCGACGGTTGGCCTTGGATCCTCGGCTCGACAGAGTATGTCGCCCGCAGCCAGCAACTACCGGCCACAGCGGTGATCGTCGACATGGTCGGAGATGCCGACCTGCAGCTGTACCTGGAGCAGAACTCCAACCCGGAACTGGCGGCTGAACTGTGGGGAATTGGCGAGGAGCTGGGGAACCAGGCCTTCATCCCCGTGCCCGGCCACAGGCTGGTCGACGATCACACCCCGTTCGTCCAGGCGGGGATCCCGGCCGTCGTCATCATTGACCTCGACTACCCCTACTGGCATACAACCCAGGACAGCTTGGACAAGGTCTCGGCCGATAGCCTGGCTCAAGTCGGTGGGACACTTTTGACCTGGCTCGAGCGCCTGGCCCTTGACTCCTGAGAAGCTGGGCGCCGTCGAATCGCGAGACCTCTGCCGGTCGCGCGCTGCTCTTGGTACGACTTCCCCCTTTGGAACCCACCCTCAGCGCGTAGCAGGTGCCCATGTCTCGCTTGACCCGTCACCGGGCCGAGGCAGCCGCCCCAGAGTTCTCATCAGGAAGATCAGTGAGGCGAGGGTCACATGCGCCCAACTCCGCCTCGGAGCGGGGCGCCCCTTGGCATTGCCGCCACGTGGCCGTACACTCTGGCCTTGGGCGCAGCCGGAGAAGGAGCGTTAGTGCCCAGGTCGAGGCTGGCACAGTACCACAGCAAGAAGGCGCCGATTGCCACCCGCAGCGAGCGCGAACGGGCGTTCCTGGTCGGTGTTGAGCTGGCGGATTCGGGCCGCCTGCTGGGCGTGGAAGACTCGCTGGCGGAGCTTGAGTTGCTGGCTGAGGCGGCCGGGCTGGTCGTCGTTGGACAGGCGACCCAGCGCCTGCGCACCCCCGACCCAAAAACCTTCCTGGGGTCGGGGAAGGTCAGG from Anaerolineales bacterium encodes:
- a CDS encoding ATP-binding protein, coding for MPSNVASTNPIARLFKPDLSRDLFRVLADTTDDALIVLSGDAGRLLTCNHAFLLISEYARSDVEGMDLTLLFPGEPGQRVAVGLRSSTPHRETILEDTLLERRSSGPLEVDLRAVAVGAARSAIVARLRPSAQRRTADEQDQAQRARLSALGGMAAALEADAADSSARVLALARDLLGCDVVGMYRLSPTAPEYLRVGDLPASFPSSLPPAQLEPLRQESTWMIGQRPSHPIHKAARAAGLAALQAATIGEPDAWIGVAFAGWKAAEQVPQEAAALLGLVASLSHAALRLAGLAAQATAQAAEGGQAGRELEAVFGVAAEAFLTLDRDLRVRRCNQAAADLLGYQPVELINLPVNDLLISPDDLTATLLDAAGHRRVGERPQLILHRRDGTPFPAHIRVAPIEHGEEVYLAVSIQDLSEREALAGQSEVLSQRAILGEVSAIFAHEVRNPINNISTGIQLVASRLGEQHPLYPSLDRVHKECNRLDQLMRDVLLFARPLELKMEPVDLAGMVEMLLQRWRPRLGQAQIRPHAELQPSLPKVPADPRAMEQVLVNLISNAIQAMPDGGTLSVRLSSKPATASSEMVELQIADTGPGIPADQVARIFDPFFTTKKDGTGLGLAISRRIVAAHKGSIQAESYPGAGTLFTVRLPSGPPAGHGKGR
- the trmFO gene encoding methylenetetrahydrofolate--tRNA-(uracil(54)-C(5))-methyltransferase (FADH(2)-oxidizing) TrmFO; translation: MASEVLVIGGGLAGSEAAWQAAEMGLHVTLAEMRPLTPTGAHQTDRLAELVCSNSLGSSLPDRPSGVLLGELRRLDSLLVRCAQQVSVPAGGALAVDRAAFSALVTEAIERHPRIRLERREVLEIPPGWVVCATGPLTSLALADSLARLTGEAYLYFFDAIAPIVEASSLDMQVVYRASRFARGETLAGDYLNCPLDEGEYDAFVTALRTAERIPLRQFEQDLRHGVRAGAGTYFEGCLPLEVMAERGPKSLAFGPLRPIGLRDPRTGLRPHAVVQLRQEDREATSYNLVGFQTNLTYAEQQRVFRLIPGLGSAQFFRYGQMHRNTFVNAPAVLLPTLQLRRRPDLLLAGQLSGVEGYLGNIATGLLAGRNVARLAAGEPAWILPQETMIGALCHYVTSASPDTFQPMKANLGILSGLGEQAPKARRERASLLARRAADCMERYLGEHSPSSYAHSHD
- a CDS encoding M28 family peptidase, yielding MSPATPGVFDGERALADVATQVGRGPRIPGSAAHFQTGEWILGELRAAGWETSVQEFAFRGVRLRNLIGRAGPARPGGILLGAHYDTRPQADREATSTGSPVPGANDGASGVAVLLELARLLPIADLNQPVAVVFFDGEDSGRIDGWPWILGSTEYVARSQQLPATAVIVDMVGDADLQLYLEQNSNPELAAELWGIGEELGNQAFIPVPGHRLVDDHTPFVQAGIPAVVIIDLDYPYWHTTQDSLDKVSADSLAQVGGTLLTWLERLALDS